A single region of the Demequina sp. genome encodes:
- a CDS encoding Cof-type HAD-IIB family hydrolase has translation MTDLNPPSGLRLVALDIDDTLIPWRGGLATETIAAVQAVRAAGIEVVLASGRGITDVAHLSHELGIDEFWALCSNGSVTARVTRGDFEIVKRVTFDPRGIVAALRELDPTAPVAIESSGIGFLVDGDPFDGQAPHVAGPLGPMPEQVTFLSIASAALSEAQLFETTLAAPVRAVPYPHDGWVTIDIVAVDAGKGAALAALALEHGFEPQHCAAVGDYLNDIPMLEWAGWAVAMGQAPAEVRAVADAVVAPVTEHGAAQALLAIVANPA, from the coding sequence GTGACCGACCTCAACCCGCCGAGTGGCCTGCGACTCGTGGCACTGGACATCGACGACACCCTGATCCCGTGGCGGGGCGGCTTGGCCACGGAGACCATCGCAGCGGTGCAAGCGGTGCGCGCCGCCGGCATCGAGGTGGTGCTCGCGAGCGGCCGCGGCATCACGGACGTTGCCCATCTCAGCCACGAGTTGGGCATCGACGAGTTCTGGGCGCTGTGCTCGAACGGCTCGGTGACGGCGCGCGTGACCCGCGGCGATTTCGAGATCGTCAAGCGCGTCACCTTTGATCCGCGCGGCATCGTCGCCGCGCTGCGCGAGCTGGATCCCACCGCGCCCGTCGCCATCGAGAGCTCGGGGATCGGCTTCCTCGTGGACGGCGACCCGTTCGACGGCCAGGCGCCCCACGTGGCCGGTCCGCTGGGGCCGATGCCGGAACAGGTGACGTTCCTCTCGATCGCCTCGGCCGCACTCTCGGAGGCGCAGCTGTTCGAGACCACGCTCGCGGCACCCGTGCGCGCCGTTCCCTATCCCCACGACGGCTGGGTGACGATAGACATCGTCGCCGTCGACGCGGGCAAGGGAGCCGCGCTCGCGGCGCTCGCGCTGGAGCACGGCTTTGAGCCCCAGCACTGCGCGGCCGTTGGCGACTACCTCAACGACATTCCGATGCTCGAGTGGGCGGGCTGGGCGGTGGCCATGGGCCAGGCTCCCGCCGAAGTCCGGGCGGTGGCCGACGCCGTGGTCGCCCCCGTGACGGAGCACGGCGCCGCGCAGGCTCTCCTCGCCATCGTCGCGAACCCGGCGTAG
- a CDS encoding zinc-binding dehydrogenase, producing the protein MQIARILGAARVDAVASARNAEMLRGIGADAAFDYAGSDLPSGPYDVIIDTVSTRSLRQLKPLLSDSGRVVTLGGLANGRILGPGRDILGRMLAAKLLGVRHEKVLANINAADLAWLAAHLADGSLTPVIQRAYALDEVREACRVLEEGHVAGKLVLTIS; encoded by the coding sequence GTGCAGATCGCCCGCATCCTCGGCGCCGCCCGAGTCGATGCAGTCGCCTCCGCGCGGAACGCTGAAATGCTGCGGGGGATCGGCGCGGACGCGGCGTTCGACTACGCCGGCAGCGACCTCCCCAGTGGCCCCTACGACGTGATCATCGACACCGTCAGCACGCGCAGCCTGCGGCAGCTCAAGCCGCTGCTCAGCGACTCCGGTCGCGTGGTGACGCTCGGCGGCCTCGCGAACGGCCGGATCCTGGGCCCGGGCCGCGACATCCTGGGGCGCATGCTCGCGGCGAAGCTCCTCGGCGTACGCCACGAGAAGGTGCTCGCCAACATCAACGCGGCGGACCTCGCGTGGCTCGCTGCCCACCTGGCCGACGGCTCCCTCACCCCCGTGATCCAGCGCGCCTACGCGCTCGACGAGGTCCGCGAGGCGTGCCGCGTCCTCGAGGAGGGACACGTGGCGGGAAAGCTGGTGCTGACGATCAGCTAG
- a CDS encoding YdeI/OmpD-associated family protein, protein MGAKATYTTTIQGIGNNAGIPVPPEVLESLGAGKRPGVDIDVNGYRYQNTVGSMGGHALLPLSAAHRKASGLGAGDEVTVTLTVADAPRAVDVLPDFGAAMDGADVRSFFDGLSNSLQRMHVDLVNGAKTPETRQRRIEKAVGLFAEGKQR, encoded by the coding sequence ATGGGAGCAAAGGCGACATATACGACAACGATTCAGGGCATCGGCAACAACGCGGGAATCCCCGTGCCGCCCGAGGTGCTGGAGAGCCTTGGCGCGGGCAAGCGCCCCGGGGTGGACATCGACGTCAACGGCTACCGGTACCAGAACACGGTGGGGAGCATGGGCGGTCACGCGCTGCTTCCCTTGAGCGCGGCGCACCGCAAGGCGTCGGGTCTCGGCGCGGGCGATGAGGTGACGGTGACGCTCACGGTGGCCGACGCTCCGCGCGCCGTTGACGTGCTCCCCGACTTTGGCGCCGCGATGGACGGCGCGGACGTGCGCAGCTTCTTCGACGGCCTCTCGAACTCGCTGCAGCGCATGCACGTGGACCTGGTGAACGGCGCGAAGACACCTGAGACGCGCCAGCGGCGCATCGAGAAGGCGGTTGGGCTCTTCGCGGAGGGCAAGCAGCGCTAG
- a CDS encoding alcohol dehydrogenase catalytic domain-containing protein encodes MARQAHWKGIMKAVTFEQYGGPDGLRVTDVPVPEPGPNELRVRVAAASLNAFDWHQYQGLPYLVRTREGWRVREPRILGADLAGVVDAVGPGITGYVPGDRVLAEISRGAFAELAIVPTTTCAAIAEEVDAVAAAAVPMAGLTALQALRDFAALEPGERVLVWGASGGGWPPRRADRPHPRRRPSRCSRLRAER; translated from the coding sequence ATGGCAAGGCAAGCCCACTGGAAGGGAATCATGAAGGCGGTCACGTTTGAGCAATACGGGGGTCCCGACGGCCTCCGGGTCACCGATGTGCCGGTCCCAGAGCCCGGGCCCAACGAGTTGCGCGTCCGCGTCGCGGCCGCGAGCCTCAACGCCTTCGACTGGCACCAGTACCAGGGCCTCCCCTACCTCGTGCGCACCCGTGAGGGCTGGCGCGTGCGCGAGCCTCGGATCCTCGGCGCCGACCTCGCCGGGGTAGTCGACGCGGTGGGCCCGGGCATCACCGGCTACGTCCCCGGCGACCGGGTCCTCGCCGAGATCAGCCGGGGCGCGTTCGCCGAGCTCGCGATCGTCCCCACCACCACGTGCGCCGCAATCGCCGAGGAGGTGGATGCGGTAGCCGCCGCCGCCGTGCCGATGGCCGGTCTCACGGCCCTGCAGGCGCTGCGCGACTTCGCAGCGCTCGAGCCCGGCGAGCGCGTGCTCGTCTGGGGAGCCTCCGGAGGGGGTTGGCCACCTCGTCGTGCAGATCGCCCGCATCCTCGGCGCCGCCCGAGTCGATGCAGTCGCCTCCGCGCGGAACGCTGA
- a CDS encoding DUF1611 domain-containing protein, producing MHAYSPPVPALAKPGLRRRAAVIYCEGNFGRIDGKTANGLVRSSERYRIVAVIDSTRAGSDAGVALGGEAIGIPVVASLDEAFAAAGRHPGGIASAPGSLEVLLFGLAPLSGLMSADDRDVVLDAIMSGLDIVSGLHEFLNDDAEMVAAATLSGTEMLDVRRPRATKDLRMFDGSIDEVDCVRIAVLGTDGAIGKRTTSTLLTAALNEAGIHTVMVGTGQTGMMQGAAYAVALDAIPAQFGVGELEGAVVAAWEAEHPAVIVIEGQGALSHPAYLSSTVVLRASRPQGVIMQHAPARRVLSDYPSVPMPTAASELALIETFGKTRVIGITINHEDMTMAEVDAEAIVTEALLGVPVADALWHEPAALVEMVTGAFPELLDLVPAATA from the coding sequence ATGCACGCATATTCCCCGCCCGTACCCGCGCTCGCGAAGCCCGGCCTGCGCCGGCGCGCGGCCGTCATCTACTGCGAGGGCAACTTCGGTCGCATCGACGGCAAGACGGCCAACGGGCTGGTGCGCTCGTCTGAGCGCTACCGCATTGTCGCCGTCATCGACAGCACCCGCGCGGGGTCCGACGCTGGGGTCGCCTTGGGCGGCGAGGCGATCGGGATTCCTGTGGTCGCGTCGCTCGACGAGGCGTTCGCGGCGGCCGGTCGCCATCCCGGTGGCATCGCGTCGGCGCCCGGCTCGCTCGAGGTGCTGCTGTTTGGGCTCGCGCCGCTCTCCGGCTTGATGTCCGCGGACGATCGCGACGTGGTGCTGGACGCGATCATGAGTGGGCTCGACATCGTCTCCGGGCTGCACGAGTTCCTCAACGACGACGCCGAGATGGTGGCCGCCGCGACCCTCTCCGGCACCGAGATGCTGGACGTGCGCCGCCCGCGAGCCACGAAGGACCTGAGGATGTTCGACGGCTCGATCGACGAGGTCGACTGCGTCCGCATCGCGGTGCTGGGCACCGATGGCGCGATCGGCAAGCGCACCACGTCCACTCTTCTCACCGCGGCGCTCAACGAGGCCGGTATTCACACCGTGATGGTCGGCACCGGGCAGACGGGGATGATGCAGGGCGCTGCCTATGCCGTCGCGCTCGACGCCATTCCCGCGCAGTTCGGGGTGGGCGAGCTTGAGGGCGCCGTTGTTGCTGCGTGGGAGGCCGAGCATCCGGCGGTGATCGTGATCGAGGGGCAGGGAGCTCTCAGCCACCCCGCGTACCTGAGCTCCACCGTGGTGCTGCGAGCCAGCCGCCCGCAGGGCGTGATCATGCAGCACGCACCCGCACGGCGTGTGCTGTCCGACTACCCATCGGTGCCGATGCCGACCGCAGCGTCCGAGTTGGCGCTCATCGAGACCTTCGGCAAGACCCGCGTCATCGGGATCACCATCAACCACGAGGACATGACGATGGCGGAGGTTGACGCCGAGGCCATCGTGACCGAGGCGCTGCTCGGAGTCCCGGTCGCGGACGCGCTCTGGCACGAACCCGCCGCACTCGTGGAGATGGTGACCGGAGCGTTCCCCGAACTGCTCGATCTCGTCCCCGCCGCGACCGCATGA
- a CDS encoding aminotransferase class V-fold PLP-dependent enzyme: protein MASPLPADAFPSAAFHLNTASVGIPPLASIAALHRYADAMASGICDTATYAAHVERCRAAFASLVGVRSRDVAIAGTVAHVMGMAAASLPAGSHVLCVADDFTSVTYPFLSDPRLDVTLVPFEELLDSVRPGIDLVAVSAVRSNDGRVLDLAGLSAAAQAVGALTVVDATHGVGWLPVDAAAFDVVVCAGYKWLLTPRGITFAAINPSATWLRPVYANWSATDDPWNSLYGPELRLSADARRFDSSPPWPLLEAAAISLETVASARGLGEHSVGLANAFRAEVGLAPSNSAIVSIPGDPAPLADAGVAVAARAGRVRLSFYGYNDEESVARAARAVRARVLALAS, encoded by the coding sequence ATGGCCAGTCCCCTGCCTGCTGATGCGTTTCCGAGCGCCGCGTTCCACCTGAACACGGCCTCCGTCGGCATCCCCCCGCTCGCGAGCATTGCGGCCCTGCACCGCTACGCCGACGCGATGGCGAGCGGGATCTGCGACACCGCCACCTATGCCGCGCACGTGGAGCGCTGCCGCGCCGCCTTCGCATCGCTCGTTGGGGTGCGCTCGCGGGACGTCGCGATCGCCGGAACCGTCGCCCACGTGATGGGCATGGCCGCCGCTTCGCTTCCCGCCGGTTCCCACGTGCTGTGCGTGGCCGACGACTTCACCTCCGTGACCTATCCGTTCCTGAGCGATCCGCGGCTGGACGTGACCCTGGTTCCCTTCGAGGAGCTGCTGGACTCCGTCCGCCCTGGTATCGACCTCGTTGCGGTCTCCGCCGTGCGCTCGAACGACGGCCGTGTGCTCGATCTCGCCGGGCTCTCCGCCGCCGCGCAGGCCGTTGGCGCTCTCACCGTGGTGGACGCGACGCACGGCGTCGGCTGGCTTCCCGTGGACGCCGCCGCCTTCGACGTGGTGGTCTGCGCCGGCTACAAGTGGCTCCTCACCCCGCGCGGCATCACCTTCGCCGCAATCAACCCCAGCGCAACGTGGTTGCGCCCCGTCTACGCGAACTGGTCCGCCACGGACGACCCCTGGAACTCGCTGTACGGCCCCGAGCTGCGCCTCAGCGCGGACGCCCGTCGCTTCGACTCCTCGCCGCCGTGGCCGCTGCTGGAGGCCGCCGCGATCTCGCTCGAGACCGTGGCGAGCGCGCGGGGCCTTGGTGAGCACAGCGTCGGGCTGGCGAACGCCTTCCGCGCGGAGGTGGGCCTCGCGCCAAGCAACTCGGCGATCGTGTCGATCCCCGGCGACCCGGCGCCGCTGGCCGACGCTGGGGTTGCGGTAGCCGCGCGCGCCGGCCGGGTGCGCCTCTCGTTCTATGGCTACAACGACGAGGAGTCGGTGGCGCGTGCCGCGCGTGCGGTGCGGGCGCGAGTTCTCGCGCTCGCTAGCTGA
- a CDS encoding DUF1905 domain-containing protein, whose amino-acid sequence MSESYSTVMWGNASNAAIPVPREVVTALGGGGRARLLVNVNGFEFTRALGANAGEPAIGFSQARRRESGIEPGDALEVTLRLA is encoded by the coding sequence GTGTCTGAGTCCTATTCAACCGTCATGTGGGGAAACGCGAGCAACGCCGCCATCCCGGTGCCGCGCGAGGTGGTGACGGCGCTCGGGGGCGGTGGTAGGGCGCGGCTGCTGGTGAACGTGAACGGGTTCGAGTTCACTCGCGCGCTGGGAGCCAACGCGGGCGAGCCCGCGATCGGCTTCAGCCAGGCGCGGCGACGCGAATCCGGGATCGAACCGGGCGACGCCCTCGAGGTCACGCTGCGGCTCGCTTAG
- a CDS encoding low specificity L-threonine aldolase, with the protein MTTIHDPSVRGFASDNYSGIHPEVLAAIAAANGGHQVAYGEDEYTARLQDVMARHFGDGVEAFPVFNGTGANVIGLQSMLPRWGAVIAAGTAHINVDEGGAPERVAGIKLLTVPTDDGKLTPELIDREAWGWGDEHRAQPLVVSITQSTELGTLYSVEEVATIAAHVHERGMHLHMDGARVSNAAASLGVPLQAFTRDAGVDVLSFGGTKNGAMLGEAVVVLNPDAAEGLIFLRKLNMQLASKMRFVSAQLLALLEGDLYLRNASHSNAMAQRLRAGIEAGLADGSIRGVAFTQPTQANGVFATVPDGVAARLRESFRFYDWDAAKNEVRWMCSFDTSEEDIDAFLAAIARETSRG; encoded by the coding sequence ATGACCACGATTCACGACCCCAGCGTGCGCGGCTTCGCCTCGGACAACTACTCCGGCATCCACCCCGAGGTGCTCGCGGCGATCGCCGCCGCGAACGGCGGCCACCAGGTCGCGTATGGCGAAGACGAGTACACGGCGCGGCTCCAGGACGTCATGGCGCGCCACTTTGGCGATGGCGTGGAGGCATTCCCGGTGTTCAACGGCACGGGGGCGAACGTGATCGGGCTGCAGTCGATGCTTCCGCGCTGGGGCGCGGTGATCGCCGCGGGGACGGCGCACATCAACGTCGACGAGGGCGGCGCCCCCGAACGTGTGGCCGGGATCAAGCTGCTCACCGTGCCCACGGACGACGGCAAGCTCACCCCGGAGCTCATCGACAGGGAGGCCTGGGGCTGGGGCGACGAGCACCGCGCGCAGCCGCTCGTGGTCTCGATCACGCAGTCGACGGAGCTCGGCACGCTGTACTCGGTGGAGGAGGTCGCGACGATCGCGGCGCATGTTCACGAGCGGGGCATGCACCTGCACATGGACGGCGCCCGCGTCTCGAATGCGGCGGCGTCCCTGGGCGTGCCGCTGCAGGCGTTCACGCGCGACGCCGGCGTGGACGTGCTGAGCTTTGGCGGCACCAAGAACGGCGCGATGCTTGGGGAGGCCGTGGTGGTGCTCAACCCCGACGCCGCGGAGGGGCTGATCTTCCTGCGCAAGCTCAACATGCAGCTCGCGTCCAAGATGCGCTTCGTCTCCGCTCAGCTGCTCGCACTGCTGGAGGGCGACCTGTACCTGCGCAACGCTTCCCACTCCAACGCGATGGCGCAGCGCCTGCGTGCGGGCATCGAGGCCGGGCTCGCCGACGGCTCCATCCGCGGCGTCGCATTCACGCAGCCCACCCAGGCGAACGGCGTATTCGCCACGGTTCCCGACGGGGTCGCCGCCCGCCTGCGCGAGAGTTTCCGCTTCTACGACTGGGACGCCGCCAAGAACGAGGTGCGCTGGATGTGCAGCTTCGACACCTCGGAGGAGGACATCGACGCGTTTCTCGCGGCGATCGCGCGCGAGACCTCCCGCGGCTGA
- a CDS encoding methylated-DNA--[protein]-cysteine S-methyltransferase, with protein MARGTLTREAILDAAVAIADADGLEALSMRRLGSGLGVEAMSLYNHVAKKEDLLRGIVDRVWDELDLALDERDWRAALHRLCGSAHRAMLAHRWFFQLPVAYGGPARMRVIDATLAHLDAGGVAPELAFHALHVLDGHVYGYSWQDIGFADVPTSGDEAARALSALDLGGLPHLMAHALQHLQDVPPGDGFTVGLDLILDGLARDTERTVMFTSQTLTTPDGPFTIIERGGVVVGSGWTPSVTEVATRSGIRPDAVVAGSCAAADAVLAYYEGDAAAVTTVPVEPHGTEFRERVWDVLRTIPAGETRTYGEVAAALGTPSASRAVGAACGANVVALFVPCHRVVGASGTLTGFAWGVETKKALLGREGSLARV; from the coding sequence ATGGCCCGCGGCACCCTCACCCGAGAGGCGATCCTCGACGCGGCCGTCGCGATCGCGGACGCCGACGGCCTCGAGGCGCTGTCCATGCGGCGCCTCGGCTCGGGCCTCGGGGTCGAGGCCATGAGCCTGTACAACCACGTGGCCAAGAAAGAGGACCTCCTGCGCGGGATCGTCGACCGCGTCTGGGACGAGCTGGACCTGGCGCTCGATGAACGCGACTGGCGCGCGGCGCTCCATCGTCTGTGCGGCTCGGCGCACCGCGCGATGCTCGCCCACCGGTGGTTCTTCCAACTCCCCGTCGCGTACGGCGGCCCCGCCCGCATGCGCGTCATCGACGCCACGCTCGCCCATCTCGACGCCGGCGGCGTGGCGCCGGAGCTCGCCTTCCACGCGCTCCACGTGCTCGACGGGCACGTATACGGCTACTCCTGGCAGGACATTGGCTTCGCCGACGTCCCCACCTCTGGAGACGAGGCTGCGCGGGCGCTCTCTGCACTCGACCTTGGCGGCCTCCCGCACCTCATGGCACACGCCCTGCAGCACCTTCAGGACGTGCCGCCGGGCGACGGCTTCACCGTTGGCCTCGACCTCATCCTCGACGGGCTCGCCCGCGACACCGAAAGGACCGTCATGTTCACCTCCCAGACCCTCACCACGCCCGATGGCCCCTTCACCATCATCGAGAGAGGCGGCGTTGTCGTCGGCTCCGGCTGGACCCCCTCGGTGACAGAAGTCGCCACCCGCTCCGGTATCCGGCCCGACGCCGTTGTCGCCGGATCCTGCGCCGCGGCCGACGCTGTGCTCGCGTACTACGAGGGCGACGCCGCCGCGGTGACGACCGTTCCGGTGGAGCCGCACGGCACCGAGTTCCGCGAGCGCGTGTGGGACGTGCTCCGCACGATTCCCGCAGGCGAGACGCGCACCTATGGCGAGGTGGCAGCGGCCCTGGGAACGCCGTCGGCCTCCCGCGCGGTTGGCGCCGCGTGCGGGGCAAATGTGGTCGCGCTGTTTGTGCCGTGCCACCGGGTGGTGGGGGCGTCCGGCACGCTCACGGGCTTCGCGTGGGGAGTCGAGACCAAGAAGGCGCTGCTGGGCCGCGAGGGTTCGCTCGCCCGTGTCTGA
- a CDS encoding LysE family translocator: MFPSVHVLWAFGLVVALLTITPGLDTALVLRSAAVAGQRRAWGAIIGIISGTLVWGVLAAVGVAAVLAASATAFTVLKLAGAAYMVWMGVRLIVAAAKGHVALPDAATPGNTFLAGAWQGFLTNLLNPKVGAFYVALLPQFIPASAPHLTWGIALAGVHAVLGVIWLGTLALFAGRIRPWLQRPRVTRGIDAGVGAVITAFGVKLALTR, encoded by the coding sequence ATGTTCCCGTCGGTGCACGTGCTGTGGGCGTTCGGCCTCGTCGTCGCCCTGCTCACCATCACCCCTGGTCTGGACACCGCGCTCGTGCTCAGGTCCGCGGCGGTTGCCGGGCAGCGCAGGGCGTGGGGCGCGATCATCGGCATCATCTCCGGCACCCTCGTGTGGGGCGTCCTCGCGGCAGTCGGCGTTGCCGCCGTGCTCGCCGCGTCCGCCACCGCATTCACTGTCCTCAAGCTCGCGGGCGCCGCGTACATGGTGTGGATGGGGGTGCGGCTGATAGTCGCCGCCGCCAAGGGTCACGTCGCGCTGCCCGACGCTGCCACACCTGGCAATACCTTCCTCGCCGGGGCGTGGCAAGGGTTCCTGACCAATCTGCTCAACCCCAAGGTGGGCGCGTTCTACGTGGCGCTGCTGCCCCAGTTCATCCCGGCGAGCGCGCCGCACCTCACGTGGGGCATAGCGCTCGCGGGTGTGCACGCGGTGCTCGGCGTCATCTGGCTTGGCACCCTCGCGCTGTTCGCGGGCCGTATCCGCCCCTGGCTTCAGCGGCCGCGGGTGACCCGCGGCATCGACGCCGGGGTTGGTGCCGTGATCACGGCGTTCGGAGTGAAGCTCGCGCTCACCCGCTAA
- a CDS encoding sodium:proton antiporter, whose product MTLATALVVILAAGIASQVLAARLRIPAIVMLIAVGLILGPVTGIITIPVAPDVVSEVVGLGVAVILFEGAMGLKLPELRRVGPGVRRLTIFGPPVAFVLGTAAARYAGGFSLETSLLLGAILVVTGPTVIVPMLRQANLKRDTASLLRWEGIVNDPIGVLLATIMFQIVSLSDAGNGDIARGFGLAIAMAIVIGGGVGWLTAKTFQRGWIPSHLKAPTLLALVLVTYTLTNTVQDEAGLLVVTAMGIVVGNAALSDKEALLSFKENLTVVLLSALFIIIPAELSVDDIRLLDWRVLVFVLVLMFVVRPVTVLLVTIGSGMARSDRLLMAWIAPRGIVAAATAGVFGPALVDAGFEDGRMLLPTVFFVILVTVLVHSLTLKPWARRLGLLAGVKNGLLVVGGSAWAASLGAKLRENKVAALIADSAYEKLQPARMDGVPTYFGEVLSDAAEEDMDLSQLSFILAASDNDYYNALVARELGREFEYHRTFQLATHAESEHRGRRLGFGSRGSFAFDGLADFPSMARRYDEGWRFHVTKAGKDFPRESFERALAEAGAVPIGAIDDQGLLRIWAPDQPFRPRRDSRVIYFAPGHVALA is encoded by the coding sequence ATGACCTTGGCCACCGCCCTCGTCGTCATCCTCGCCGCCGGAATCGCGAGCCAAGTGCTCGCCGCACGGCTGCGAATCCCCGCGATCGTGATGCTCATCGCCGTGGGGCTGATCCTTGGCCCGGTCACGGGAATCATCACCATCCCGGTCGCGCCGGATGTGGTCTCCGAGGTGGTGGGCCTTGGCGTCGCCGTCATCCTCTTCGAGGGCGCGATGGGCCTCAAGCTCCCCGAGCTGCGCCGCGTGGGACCCGGCGTTCGCAGGCTGACGATCTTTGGGCCGCCCGTCGCTTTCGTGCTCGGCACCGCAGCCGCGCGATACGCCGGCGGGTTCTCGCTCGAGACATCGCTGCTGCTGGGCGCGATCCTCGTGGTGACCGGCCCCACCGTCATCGTTCCCATGCTGCGCCAGGCGAACCTCAAGCGCGACACGGCATCGCTGCTCAGGTGGGAGGGCATCGTCAACGACCCCATCGGCGTGCTGCTCGCGACGATCATGTTCCAGATCGTGTCGCTCAGCGATGCGGGGAACGGCGACATCGCGCGCGGCTTTGGGCTTGCGATCGCGATGGCGATCGTGATCGGCGGCGGGGTGGGCTGGCTCACGGCGAAGACCTTCCAGCGCGGCTGGATCCCCTCGCACCTCAAGGCGCCAACGCTGCTCGCCCTCGTGCTCGTCACCTACACGCTCACCAACACCGTGCAGGACGAGGCCGGGCTGCTCGTCGTCACGGCCATGGGCATCGTCGTTGGCAACGCCGCGCTCTCGGACAAGGAGGCGCTCCTCAGCTTCAAGGAGAACCTCACGGTGGTGCTGCTCTCCGCGCTGTTCATCATCATTCCCGCGGAGCTCTCGGTGGACGACATCCGGCTGCTGGACTGGCGGGTGCTCGTCTTCGTGCTCGTGCTCATGTTCGTGGTGAGGCCCGTGACCGTGCTGCTCGTGACCATCGGCTCGGGAATGGCGCGCTCGGACCGCCTCCTGATGGCGTGGATCGCCCCACGCGGCATCGTCGCCGCGGCAACGGCCGGGGTGTTCGGCCCCGCGCTCGTGGACGCGGGCTTCGAGGACGGCCGCATGCTGCTGCCCACCGTCTTCTTCGTGATCCTCGTGACGGTTCTGGTCCACAGCCTCACCCTGAAGCCGTGGGCGCGCCGCCTTGGCCTCCTCGCCGGAGTCAAGAACGGGCTGCTCGTCGTCGGCGGCTCTGCCTGGGCGGCGAGTCTTGGGGCGAAGCTGCGCGAGAACAAGGTCGCGGCGCTCATCGCCGACAGCGCCTACGAGAAGCTGCAGCCCGCACGCATGGACGGCGTCCCCACGTACTTTGGCGAGGTGCTGTCCGACGCCGCGGAGGAGGACATGGACCTCTCGCAACTGTCCTTCATCCTCGCCGCGTCCGACAACGACTACTACAACGCGCTCGTCGCCAGGGAGCTCGGCCGCGAGTTCGAGTACCACCGCACGTTCCAGCTCGCGACCCACGCGGAGTCAGAGCATCGCGGCCGTCGCCTTGGCTTTGGCAGCCGCGGCTCCTTCGCTTTCGACGGCCTCGCCGACTTCCCCTCGATGGCCCGACGCTATGACGAGGGTTGGCGCTTTCACGTCACCAAGGCGGGCAAGGACTTCCCCCGAGAGAGCTTCGAGCGGGCGCTCGCCGAGGCGGGCGCCGTTCCGATCGGCGCGATCGACGACCAGGGCCTGCTGCGCATCTGGGCACCAGATCAGCCCTTCCGCCCGCGCCGCGACTCGCGGGTGATCTACTTCGCGCCCGGCCATGTAGCGCTCGCGTGA
- a CDS encoding LysR family transcriptional regulator, with protein sequence MIDVDRLMILREVARSGSKAAAARSLRLSEPTVAHHLAALERGAGVALTARAGRVTRLTPAGEALVEHADVIAASLESAERTLHHHADLQVGRLRIASFQSFCAAQLAAPLAQFARDYPGIEVGLIEAETDDSLALLNAGEADLVIGFADDATPVPLDQPVSALARDEYLLVLPENHPLARGKAVSFADLAGERWISGCARCRNHLVALASDAGFTPEIAFLTEDYVTVLKLVAEHLGVAILPRMAIDASPHVSGTVTVRTKPRSHRDVFLALPPQPAPAARTFAGLLTPASGTGARA encoded by the coding sequence GTGATCGACGTCGACCGGCTCATGATCCTGCGAGAGGTGGCGCGCAGCGGCTCCAAGGCGGCCGCCGCGCGCTCGCTGCGGCTCAGCGAACCCACCGTCGCCCACCACCTCGCCGCGCTCGAGCGCGGCGCGGGTGTGGCGCTCACCGCGAGGGCGGGCCGCGTCACGCGGCTGACCCCGGCCGGCGAGGCGCTCGTTGAGCATGCGGACGTCATCGCCGCGAGCCTCGAGTCCGCGGAGCGCACCCTCCACCACCACGCGGACCTCCAGGTTGGCCGCCTCCGCATCGCGTCGTTCCAGTCGTTCTGCGCGGCGCAGCTGGCCGCCCCGCTCGCCCAGTTCGCGCGCGACTACCCCGGCATCGAGGTGGGCCTCATCGAGGCCGAGACCGACGACTCCCTGGCGCTGCTCAATGCGGGCGAGGCCGATCTCGTCATCGGCTTCGCCGATGACGCCACCCCCGTGCCGCTGGACCAGCCGGTCAGCGCCCTCGCGCGCGACGAGTATCTGCTGGTGCTGCCGGAGAACCATCCGCTCGCTCGCGGCAAGGCCGTCTCCTTCGCGGATCTCGCGGGCGAGCGCTGGATCAGCGGCTGCGCGCGCTGCCGCAACCACCTCGTCGCCCTCGCGTCCGACGCGGGCTTCACCCCGGAGATCGCCTTCCTCACCGAGGACTACGTGACGGTGCTCAAGCTCGTCGCGGAGCACCTCGGCGTGGCGATCCTGCCCCGAATGGCGATCGACGCAAGCCCCCATGTCAGCGGCACCGTGACCGTGCGCACCAAGCCGCGCTCGCACCGCGACGTCTTCCTCGCCCTTCCGCCCCAGCCGGCCCCCGCGGCCCGCACGTTCGCGGGCCTGCTCACCCCAGCGTCGGGCACCGGGGCGCGCGCCTAG